Proteins from a genomic interval of Cucumis melo cultivar AY chromosome 7, USDA_Cmelo_AY_1.0, whole genome shotgun sequence:
- the LOC103493503 gene encoding COP1-interacting protein 7 isoform X1 — MDPRTRLDHALFQLTPTRTRCELVISANGGVKEKLASGLLQPFLSHLKCAKDQISKGGYSITLRPVSGSNASWFTKGTLQRFVRFVSTPEVLERFVTTEKEIVQIENSISTDADGNTTAADWNSKRSSPTVRVKSDSDEHNDDAASKENPKIRLQRVLETRKAVLHKEQAMAYARALVAGYELDHIDDLISFADAFGASRLREACINFVDLCKRKNEDKLWIDEIAAMQAFSQPAFPYSETSGIILAGEDNETNGNAQASRSDSTASQGSLDNNQDGSVPKSGQIPLLNGKAQVPMTWPNLPPQYMHNFQGPLYPPYQGYLMPGMQMPPPYYPGSMQWQSNAEDSSIASDREPNGRRASKSHRNKKKLSHKEVHRSSDQEGTTESSESSADSESDEQSDDDKKQYSTEKIRKKRHGKKSSRTVVIRNINYITSKRNGEKGSNSEDGSSDEGEFIDGDSIKQQVEEAVGTLEKRHKSTGRHQKKQNGYGNSDGLNDSEGQETNRVLNNSEGEKISSPWDTFQTLLMREKEPDNSGELSSVQNQDGHFTLKSEGRSPMLNLESEKAPRQREVSGDSFLVTDRNSGNEGRTHIENFEAGDIANPINRRESTYEELLFSQRSGESGNNVHSMVSDFTNVSSRMKNQREGDWFVSNPADKSQNQYQNVGPRVYDTDFSSAAQDHFYAEKNKKDVLGDDSFMIQTRSLVDDQSDFQSRRDISMVSDIVGDAENEYVKQETSKDDKPANFGVSEPDDLYMMLDRDIAADHTVASWTPEMDYENNFSTLANGKHNDIEANGGDDNESPGLEKNSKNKEPGGKVPSKDAKPKALGGSLVKGKYDVQSRTRKPLSGSRSTVPKSKYEKEEETRRRMEELAIQRQKRIAERSASSKFGTASSKPGVSKIEKPKSQSQVQEAKKSPKPVLRSSTIDRLATARTPQKVSSTQSPSVQPNKPISRANGIRTPTSAEKLPKTDSKNLISNKVKPSNLKNGHKKLSKALSSDSYGQTTTDGREDVAALRAESEIRNATQSIDNIDDDMEDIKEVHTTHSVEKNDETFITQGDALVDRSGDANSNDKVLSVLIEDKLEQNQFKVDDDDDINLSKAPLVLSEEKNISNGHNELTPGKMVDFVVLSDKALGPSVLNTGENGVADHIVVTPEISEIEISTPPPLSNEMISEYTTHSRKKWMSDENSPKAPKGFRKLLFFGRKT, encoded by the exons ATGGATCCTCGTACCCGTTTGGATCATGCTTTGTTTCAGCTCACTCCCACTAGAACCAG GTGTGAATTGGTTATCTCTGCCAATGGAGGTGTCAAAGAGAAACTGGCATCTGGGCTTCTTCAGCCATTTCTCTCCCACCTCAAATGTGCTAAAGATCAGATTTCTAAAGGGGGTTACTCCATTACTCTTCGCCCAGTTTCAGGATCAAACGCTTCCTGGTTCACTAAGGGAACTCTTCAGAG ATTCGTGAGATTTGTTAGCACGCCAGAGGTTCTTGAGAGATTTGTTACTACAGAGAAGGAGATTGTACAGATCGAGAATTCTATATCCACAGATGCAGACG GAAACACGACGGCTGCTGATTGGAACTCTAAAAGATCTAGCCCCACCGTGAGG GTGAAGAGTGATTCCGATGAACATAATGACGATGCTGCATCAAAGGAGAATCCCAA GATCCGTCTTCAACGTGTTCTGGAGACTCGAAAGGCAGTGCTGCACAAGGAGCAAGCAATGGCTTATGCCCGTGCTTTAGTTGCAGGATATGAGCTGGATCATATTGATGATCTTATATCTTTTGCTGATGCTTTTGGAGCTTCACGTTTGAG GGAAGCATGTATAAACTTTGTGGACTTATGCAAGCGAAAGAATGAAGATAAGCTCTGGATAGACGAAATAGCAGCTATGCAGGCATTCTCTCAGCCAGCATTTCCTTACTCAGAAACTTCTGGTATCATACTAGCCGGTGAAGACAACGAAACTAACGGGAATGCTCAAGCATCAAGATCTGATTCGACTGCAAGTCAAGGAAGTTTAGATAACAATCAAG ATGGAAGTGTTCCGAAATCAGGACAAATTCCACTATTGAATGGGAAAGCTCAAGTGCCAATGACATGGCCCAATCTTCCTCCTCAGTATATGCACAACTTTCAAGGTCCTTTATATCCTCCATATCAAGGATATCTTATGCCTGGAATGCAGATGCCACCACCATATTACCCGGGGAGTATGCAATGGCAATCAAATGCCGAAGACTCAAGTATTGCTTCTGATCGAGAACCCAATGGACGTAGGGCTTCTAAATCTCATAGGAACAAGAAGAAACTTTCACACAAGGAGGTTCACAGATCTTCAGATCAAGAAGGAACTACAGAGTCCAGTGAATCCAGTGCAGACAGTGAATCAGATGAACAATCTGATGACGATAAAAAGCAATATTCAACGGAAAAGATACGTAAGAAAAGGCATGGAAAGAAATCCTCAAGAACAGTTGTTATACGAAATATCAATTACATAACCTCAAAGAGGAATGGTGAAAAGGGCAGCAACTCAGAGGATGGCTCATCGGATGAGGGTGAATTTATTGATGGGGATTCCATCAAACAGCAGGTAGAGGAAGCAGTTGGGACATTGGAGAAAAGACATAAATCAACTGGTCGACACCAAAAGAAACAGAATGGCTATGGAAACTCCGATGGCTTAAATGATTCTGAAGGACAGGAGACCAACCGGGTATTGAACAATTCGGAGGGAGAAAAGATCAGTAGCCCATGGGATACTTTCCAGACTCTTCTCATGAGAGAAAAGGAGCCGGATAACTCTGGTGAGCTGTCCTCAGTTCAGAATCAAGACGGCCATTTTACACTCAAATCTGAGGGAAGGTCACCTATGCTAAACTTGGAATCAGAGAAAGCACCGAGACAGCGCGAAGTTTCAGGTGATTCTTTCCTTGTGACAGATAGGAATTCAGGTAATGAAGGGAGAACacatattgaaaattttgaagctGGTGATATTGCCAACCCAATTAATAGAAGAGAAAGTACATATGAAGAACTATTATTTTCACAAAGAAGTGGAGAATCAGGGAACAATGTGCATTCCATGGTGTCCGATTTTACCAATGTGTCTTCCAGAATGAAAAATCAAAGAGAAGGTGATTGGTTTGTCAGCAATCCAGCTGATAAATCTCAAAATCAGTATCAAAACGTTGGTCCCAGAGTTTACGACACTGACTTCTCTTCAGCAGCTCAAGACCATTTCTACgcagagaaaaacaagaaagatgTTTTGGGGGATGACTCTTTCATGATTCAGACTCGATCATTAGTAGATGACCAATCTGACTTTCAATCTAGACGAGACATAAGCATGGTGTCGGACATTGTTGGGGATGCTGAAAATGAGTATGTCAAACAAGAAACCTCAAAAGATGATAAGCCTGCAAATTTTGGTGTCAGTGAACCAGATGACCTTTACATGATGCTCGATCGAGATATAGCTGCAGATCATACGGTTGCATCTTGGACCCCGGAAATGGACTATGAAAATAATTTTTCGACCTTGGCTAATGGTAAGCACAATGATATTGAAGCCAACGGAGGTGATGATAACGAGTCACCTGGTTTGGAGAAGAACAGTAAAAACAAAGAACCTGGGGGCAAAGTTCCAAGTAAAGATGCAAAACCCAAAGCTTTGGGTGGATCTCTTGTTAAGGGCAAATATGATGTTCAATCAAGAACAAGAAAACCACTTTCTGGAAGCAGAAGTACCGTTCCTAAGAGCAAATATGAGAAG GAAGAAGAAACCAGAAGGAGAATGGAAGAATTGGCGATTCAACGCCAGAAAAGAATTGCTGAAAGGAGTGCTTCTAGTAAGTTTGGTACTGCGAGTTCTAAGCCTGGTGTATCTAAGATTGAGAAGCCAAAAAGCCAATCCCAGGTTCAAGAAGCCAAGAAGTCACCTAAGCCTGTACTTAGGAGTTCAACCATAGATCGCCTTGCAACTGCTCGTACACCTCAGAAAGTATCTTCAACTCAATCACCATCAGTTCAACCAAATAAGCCAATCTCGAGAGCAAATGGCATTAGGACTCCTACCTCAGCGGAAAAGCTCCCTAAAACTGACAGTAAGAACCTTATCTCGAACAAAGTAAAACCTTCCAATTTAAAAAACGGGCACAAGAAATTGAGTAAGGCACTTTCTTCTGATTCTTATGGCCAGACAACAACGGATGGCAGGGAAGACGTAGCAGCATTACGAGCTGAGTCAGAAATACGGAATGCAACTCAATCAATCGACAACATCGATGATGATATGGAAGATATTAAGGAGGTACACACTACCCATTCAGTCGAGAAAAATGATGAAACTTTTATTACTCAAGGAGATGCATTAGTTGACAGAAGTGGTGATGCTAATTCAAATGACAAGGTTTTGTCTGTCCTCATCGAAGATAAACTTGAACAAAATCAGTTTAAAGTtgatgatgacgatgatatcAATTTATCTAAAGCACCTTTAGTTCTTAgcgaagaaaaaaatatttctaatgGTCACAATGAACTTACTCCTGGAAAGATGGTCGATTTTGTGGTTTTGTCCGACAAAGCCTTAGGCCCTTCAGTCTTGAATACTGGAGAAAATGGGGTAGCTGATCATATTGTAGTCACACCCGAAATTTCTGAGATCGAAATCTCAACTCCTCCTCCCTTGAGTAACGAGATGATCTCGGAGTATACAACCCACTCCAGGAAGAAATGGATGAGTGATGAAAACTCTCCTAAAGCACCTAAAGGATTTAGAAAGCTGCTCTTTTTTGGACGTAAAACCTGA
- the LOC103493503 gene encoding COP1-interacting protein 7 isoform X2 translates to MDPRTRLDHALFQLTPTRTRCELVISANGGVKEKLASGLLQPFLSHLKCAKDQISKGGYSITLRPVSGSNASWFTKGTLQRFVRFVSTPEVLERFVTTEKEIVQIENSISTDADGNTTAADWNSKRSSPTVRVKSDSDEHNDDAASKENPKIRLQRVLETRKAVLHKEQAMAYARALVAGYELDHIDDLISFADAFGASRLREACINFVDLCKRKNEDKLWIDEIAAMQAFSQPAFPYSETSGIILAGEDNETNGNAQASRSDSTASQGSLDNNQDGSVPKSGQIPLLNGKAQVPMTWPNLPPQYMHNFQGPLYPPYQGYLMPGMQMPPPYYPGSMQWQSNAEDSSIASDREPNGRRASKSHRNKKKLSHKEVHRSSDQEGTTESSESSADSESDEQSDDDKKQYSTEKIRKKRHGKKSSRTVVIRNINYITSKRNGEKGSNSEDGSSDEGEFIDGDSIKQQVEEAVGTLEKRHKSTGRHQKKQNGYGNSDGLNDSEGQETNRVLNNSEGEKISSPWDTFQTLLMREKEPDNSGELSSVQNQDGHFTLKSEGRSPMLNLESEKAPRQREVSGDSFLVTDRNSGNEGRTHIENFEAGDIANPINRRESTYEELLFSQRSGESGNNVHSMVSDFTNVSSRMKNQREGDWFVSNPADKSQNQYQNVGPRVYDTDFSSAAQDHFYAEKNKKDVLGDDSFMIQTRSLVDDQSDFQSRRDISMVSDIVGDAENEYVKQETSKDDKPANFGVSEPDDLYMMLDRDIAADHTVASWTPEMDYENNFSTLANGKHNDIEANGGDDNESPGLEKNSKNKEPGGKVPSKDAKPKALGGSLVKGKYDVQSRTRKPLSGSRSTVPKSKYEKEEETRRRMEELAIQRQKRIAERSASSKFGTASSKPGVSKIEKPKSQSQVQEAKKSPKPVLRSSTIDRLATARTPQKVSSTQSPSVQPNKPISRANGIRTPTSAEKLPKTDSKNLISNKVKPSNLKNGHKKLSKALSSDSYGQTTTDGREDVAALRAESEIRNATQSIDNIDDDMEDIKEIIRE, encoded by the exons ATGGATCCTCGTACCCGTTTGGATCATGCTTTGTTTCAGCTCACTCCCACTAGAACCAG GTGTGAATTGGTTATCTCTGCCAATGGAGGTGTCAAAGAGAAACTGGCATCTGGGCTTCTTCAGCCATTTCTCTCCCACCTCAAATGTGCTAAAGATCAGATTTCTAAAGGGGGTTACTCCATTACTCTTCGCCCAGTTTCAGGATCAAACGCTTCCTGGTTCACTAAGGGAACTCTTCAGAG ATTCGTGAGATTTGTTAGCACGCCAGAGGTTCTTGAGAGATTTGTTACTACAGAGAAGGAGATTGTACAGATCGAGAATTCTATATCCACAGATGCAGACG GAAACACGACGGCTGCTGATTGGAACTCTAAAAGATCTAGCCCCACCGTGAGG GTGAAGAGTGATTCCGATGAACATAATGACGATGCTGCATCAAAGGAGAATCCCAA GATCCGTCTTCAACGTGTTCTGGAGACTCGAAAGGCAGTGCTGCACAAGGAGCAAGCAATGGCTTATGCCCGTGCTTTAGTTGCAGGATATGAGCTGGATCATATTGATGATCTTATATCTTTTGCTGATGCTTTTGGAGCTTCACGTTTGAG GGAAGCATGTATAAACTTTGTGGACTTATGCAAGCGAAAGAATGAAGATAAGCTCTGGATAGACGAAATAGCAGCTATGCAGGCATTCTCTCAGCCAGCATTTCCTTACTCAGAAACTTCTGGTATCATACTAGCCGGTGAAGACAACGAAACTAACGGGAATGCTCAAGCATCAAGATCTGATTCGACTGCAAGTCAAGGAAGTTTAGATAACAATCAAG ATGGAAGTGTTCCGAAATCAGGACAAATTCCACTATTGAATGGGAAAGCTCAAGTGCCAATGACATGGCCCAATCTTCCTCCTCAGTATATGCACAACTTTCAAGGTCCTTTATATCCTCCATATCAAGGATATCTTATGCCTGGAATGCAGATGCCACCACCATATTACCCGGGGAGTATGCAATGGCAATCAAATGCCGAAGACTCAAGTATTGCTTCTGATCGAGAACCCAATGGACGTAGGGCTTCTAAATCTCATAGGAACAAGAAGAAACTTTCACACAAGGAGGTTCACAGATCTTCAGATCAAGAAGGAACTACAGAGTCCAGTGAATCCAGTGCAGACAGTGAATCAGATGAACAATCTGATGACGATAAAAAGCAATATTCAACGGAAAAGATACGTAAGAAAAGGCATGGAAAGAAATCCTCAAGAACAGTTGTTATACGAAATATCAATTACATAACCTCAAAGAGGAATGGTGAAAAGGGCAGCAACTCAGAGGATGGCTCATCGGATGAGGGTGAATTTATTGATGGGGATTCCATCAAACAGCAGGTAGAGGAAGCAGTTGGGACATTGGAGAAAAGACATAAATCAACTGGTCGACACCAAAAGAAACAGAATGGCTATGGAAACTCCGATGGCTTAAATGATTCTGAAGGACAGGAGACCAACCGGGTATTGAACAATTCGGAGGGAGAAAAGATCAGTAGCCCATGGGATACTTTCCAGACTCTTCTCATGAGAGAAAAGGAGCCGGATAACTCTGGTGAGCTGTCCTCAGTTCAGAATCAAGACGGCCATTTTACACTCAAATCTGAGGGAAGGTCACCTATGCTAAACTTGGAATCAGAGAAAGCACCGAGACAGCGCGAAGTTTCAGGTGATTCTTTCCTTGTGACAGATAGGAATTCAGGTAATGAAGGGAGAACacatattgaaaattttgaagctGGTGATATTGCCAACCCAATTAATAGAAGAGAAAGTACATATGAAGAACTATTATTTTCACAAAGAAGTGGAGAATCAGGGAACAATGTGCATTCCATGGTGTCCGATTTTACCAATGTGTCTTCCAGAATGAAAAATCAAAGAGAAGGTGATTGGTTTGTCAGCAATCCAGCTGATAAATCTCAAAATCAGTATCAAAACGTTGGTCCCAGAGTTTACGACACTGACTTCTCTTCAGCAGCTCAAGACCATTTCTACgcagagaaaaacaagaaagatgTTTTGGGGGATGACTCTTTCATGATTCAGACTCGATCATTAGTAGATGACCAATCTGACTTTCAATCTAGACGAGACATAAGCATGGTGTCGGACATTGTTGGGGATGCTGAAAATGAGTATGTCAAACAAGAAACCTCAAAAGATGATAAGCCTGCAAATTTTGGTGTCAGTGAACCAGATGACCTTTACATGATGCTCGATCGAGATATAGCTGCAGATCATACGGTTGCATCTTGGACCCCGGAAATGGACTATGAAAATAATTTTTCGACCTTGGCTAATGGTAAGCACAATGATATTGAAGCCAACGGAGGTGATGATAACGAGTCACCTGGTTTGGAGAAGAACAGTAAAAACAAAGAACCTGGGGGCAAAGTTCCAAGTAAAGATGCAAAACCCAAAGCTTTGGGTGGATCTCTTGTTAAGGGCAAATATGATGTTCAATCAAGAACAAGAAAACCACTTTCTGGAAGCAGAAGTACCGTTCCTAAGAGCAAATATGAGAAG GAAGAAGAAACCAGAAGGAGAATGGAAGAATTGGCGATTCAACGCCAGAAAAGAATTGCTGAAAGGAGTGCTTCTAGTAAGTTTGGTACTGCGAGTTCTAAGCCTGGTGTATCTAAGATTGAGAAGCCAAAAAGCCAATCCCAGGTTCAAGAAGCCAAGAAGTCACCTAAGCCTGTACTTAGGAGTTCAACCATAGATCGCCTTGCAACTGCTCGTACACCTCAGAAAGTATCTTCAACTCAATCACCATCAGTTCAACCAAATAAGCCAATCTCGAGAGCAAATGGCATTAGGACTCCTACCTCAGCGGAAAAGCTCCCTAAAACTGACAGTAAGAACCTTATCTCGAACAAAGTAAAACCTTCCAATTTAAAAAACGGGCACAAGAAATTGAGTAAGGCACTTTCTTCTGATTCTTATGGCCAGACAACAACGGATGGCAGGGAAGACGTAGCAGCATTACGAGCTGAGTCAGAAATACGGAATGCAACTCAATCAATCGACAACATCGATGATGATATGGAAGATATTAAGGAG ATAATACGTGAGTGA
- the LOC103493503 gene encoding COP1-interacting protein 7 isoform X3, which translates to MDPRTRLDHALFQLTPTRTRCELVISANGGVKEKLASGLLQPFLSHLKCAKDQISKGGYSITLRPVSGSNASWFTKGTLQRFVRFVSTPEVLERFVTTEKEIVQIENSISTDADGNTTAADWNSKRSSPTVRVKSDSDEHNDDAASKENPKIRLQRVLETRKAVLHKEQAMAYARALVAGYELDHIDDLISFADAFGASRLREACINFVDLCKRKNEDKLWIDEIAAMQAFSQPAFPYSETSGIILAGEDNETNGNAQASRSDSTASQGSLDNNQDGSVPKSGQIPLLNGKAQVPMTWPNLPPQYMHNFQGPLYPPYQGYLMPGMQMPPPYYPGSMQWQSNAEDSSIASDREPNGRRASKSHRNKKKLSHKEVHRSSDQEGTTESSESSADSESDEQSDDDKKQYSTEKIRKKRHGKKSSRTVVIRNINYITSKRNGEKGSNSEDGSSDEGEFIDGDSIKQQVEEAVGTLEKRHKSTGRHQKKQNGYGNSDGLNDSEGQETNRVLNNSEGEKISSPWDTFQTLLMREKEPDNSGELSSVQNQDGHFTLKSEGRSPMLNLESEKAPRQREVSGDSFLVTDRNSGNEGRTHIENFEAGDIANPINRRESTYEELLFSQRSGESGNNVHSMVSDFTNVSSRMKNQREGDWFVSNPADKSQNQYQNVGPRVYDTDFSSAAQDHFYAEKNKKDVLGDDSFMIQTRSLVDDQSDFQSRRDISMVSDIVGDAENEYVKQETSKDDKPANFGVSEPDDLYMMLDRDIAADHTVASWTPEMDYENNFSTLANGKHNDIEANGGDDNESPGLEKNSKNKEPGGKVPSKDAKPKALGGSLVKGKYDVQSRTRKPLSGSRSTVPKSKYEKEEETRRRMEELAIQRQKRIAERSASSKFGTASSKPGVSKIEKPKSQSQVQEAKKSPKPVLRSSTIDRLATARTPQKVSSTQSPSVQPNKPISRANGIRTPTSAEKLPKTDNNNGWQGRRSSITS; encoded by the exons ATGGATCCTCGTACCCGTTTGGATCATGCTTTGTTTCAGCTCACTCCCACTAGAACCAG GTGTGAATTGGTTATCTCTGCCAATGGAGGTGTCAAAGAGAAACTGGCATCTGGGCTTCTTCAGCCATTTCTCTCCCACCTCAAATGTGCTAAAGATCAGATTTCTAAAGGGGGTTACTCCATTACTCTTCGCCCAGTTTCAGGATCAAACGCTTCCTGGTTCACTAAGGGAACTCTTCAGAG ATTCGTGAGATTTGTTAGCACGCCAGAGGTTCTTGAGAGATTTGTTACTACAGAGAAGGAGATTGTACAGATCGAGAATTCTATATCCACAGATGCAGACG GAAACACGACGGCTGCTGATTGGAACTCTAAAAGATCTAGCCCCACCGTGAGG GTGAAGAGTGATTCCGATGAACATAATGACGATGCTGCATCAAAGGAGAATCCCAA GATCCGTCTTCAACGTGTTCTGGAGACTCGAAAGGCAGTGCTGCACAAGGAGCAAGCAATGGCTTATGCCCGTGCTTTAGTTGCAGGATATGAGCTGGATCATATTGATGATCTTATATCTTTTGCTGATGCTTTTGGAGCTTCACGTTTGAG GGAAGCATGTATAAACTTTGTGGACTTATGCAAGCGAAAGAATGAAGATAAGCTCTGGATAGACGAAATAGCAGCTATGCAGGCATTCTCTCAGCCAGCATTTCCTTACTCAGAAACTTCTGGTATCATACTAGCCGGTGAAGACAACGAAACTAACGGGAATGCTCAAGCATCAAGATCTGATTCGACTGCAAGTCAAGGAAGTTTAGATAACAATCAAG ATGGAAGTGTTCCGAAATCAGGACAAATTCCACTATTGAATGGGAAAGCTCAAGTGCCAATGACATGGCCCAATCTTCCTCCTCAGTATATGCACAACTTTCAAGGTCCTTTATATCCTCCATATCAAGGATATCTTATGCCTGGAATGCAGATGCCACCACCATATTACCCGGGGAGTATGCAATGGCAATCAAATGCCGAAGACTCAAGTATTGCTTCTGATCGAGAACCCAATGGACGTAGGGCTTCTAAATCTCATAGGAACAAGAAGAAACTTTCACACAAGGAGGTTCACAGATCTTCAGATCAAGAAGGAACTACAGAGTCCAGTGAATCCAGTGCAGACAGTGAATCAGATGAACAATCTGATGACGATAAAAAGCAATATTCAACGGAAAAGATACGTAAGAAAAGGCATGGAAAGAAATCCTCAAGAACAGTTGTTATACGAAATATCAATTACATAACCTCAAAGAGGAATGGTGAAAAGGGCAGCAACTCAGAGGATGGCTCATCGGATGAGGGTGAATTTATTGATGGGGATTCCATCAAACAGCAGGTAGAGGAAGCAGTTGGGACATTGGAGAAAAGACATAAATCAACTGGTCGACACCAAAAGAAACAGAATGGCTATGGAAACTCCGATGGCTTAAATGATTCTGAAGGACAGGAGACCAACCGGGTATTGAACAATTCGGAGGGAGAAAAGATCAGTAGCCCATGGGATACTTTCCAGACTCTTCTCATGAGAGAAAAGGAGCCGGATAACTCTGGTGAGCTGTCCTCAGTTCAGAATCAAGACGGCCATTTTACACTCAAATCTGAGGGAAGGTCACCTATGCTAAACTTGGAATCAGAGAAAGCACCGAGACAGCGCGAAGTTTCAGGTGATTCTTTCCTTGTGACAGATAGGAATTCAGGTAATGAAGGGAGAACacatattgaaaattttgaagctGGTGATATTGCCAACCCAATTAATAGAAGAGAAAGTACATATGAAGAACTATTATTTTCACAAAGAAGTGGAGAATCAGGGAACAATGTGCATTCCATGGTGTCCGATTTTACCAATGTGTCTTCCAGAATGAAAAATCAAAGAGAAGGTGATTGGTTTGTCAGCAATCCAGCTGATAAATCTCAAAATCAGTATCAAAACGTTGGTCCCAGAGTTTACGACACTGACTTCTCTTCAGCAGCTCAAGACCATTTCTACgcagagaaaaacaagaaagatgTTTTGGGGGATGACTCTTTCATGATTCAGACTCGATCATTAGTAGATGACCAATCTGACTTTCAATCTAGACGAGACATAAGCATGGTGTCGGACATTGTTGGGGATGCTGAAAATGAGTATGTCAAACAAGAAACCTCAAAAGATGATAAGCCTGCAAATTTTGGTGTCAGTGAACCAGATGACCTTTACATGATGCTCGATCGAGATATAGCTGCAGATCATACGGTTGCATCTTGGACCCCGGAAATGGACTATGAAAATAATTTTTCGACCTTGGCTAATGGTAAGCACAATGATATTGAAGCCAACGGAGGTGATGATAACGAGTCACCTGGTTTGGAGAAGAACAGTAAAAACAAAGAACCTGGGGGCAAAGTTCCAAGTAAAGATGCAAAACCCAAAGCTTTGGGTGGATCTCTTGTTAAGGGCAAATATGATGTTCAATCAAGAACAAGAAAACCACTTTCTGGAAGCAGAAGTACCGTTCCTAAGAGCAAATATGAGAAG GAAGAAGAAACCAGAAGGAGAATGGAAGAATTGGCGATTCAACGCCAGAAAAGAATTGCTGAAAGGAGTGCTTCTAGTAAGTTTGGTACTGCGAGTTCTAAGCCTGGTGTATCTAAGATTGAGAAGCCAAAAAGCCAATCCCAGGTTCAAGAAGCCAAGAAGTCACCTAAGCCTGTACTTAGGAGTTCAACCATAGATCGCCTTGCAACTGCTCGTACACCTCAGAAAGTATCTTCAACTCAATCACCATCAGTTCAACCAAATAAGCCAATCTCGAGAGCAAATGGCATTAGGACTCCTACCTCAGCGGAAAAGCTCCCTAAAACTGACA ACAACAACGGATGGCAGGGAAGACGTAGCAGCATTACGAGCTGA